The genomic stretch CGGCATCGGCCTGAAACCCGCCGAACGCGCGAGCGAACGACGCGGTATCGGGCTTTCGAATACGGAATCGCGACTCGCCGAACTCTACGGCGGCCGTGCTCGCATCCTTCTGCGTGAACCTCCCGAAGGCGGCGTGAGCGTGGAGATCGATCTTCCGCTTCGACTGCAGGAAGACACGACCTCCGGCACCGCCCGGCAGACCTGATTCTCCACCATGATGAAAGCCGTGATCGTCGACGACGAGTCGCTTGCCCGGGAGCGCCTCCGTACCCTTCTCGCCCGCGAGTCCGACGTGGAAATCGTCGCCGAGGCCGCGGACGGTCGAGCCGCCGTGGAAGCGGTGCTCGAGCACCGGCCCGACGTGGTCTTCCTCGACATCCAGATGCCGGAGTTGGACGGCTTCGGCGTGTTGCGCGAACTCGGCCCGGAGCTGCCTGCCGTGGTCTTCGTCACCGCGTTCGACGAGCACGCCGTAAAGGCCTTCGAGGTCCACGCGCTGGATTACCTGCTCAAGCCCTTCAAGCCCGCGCGACTCGCTCAAGCCGTACAGCGGGTCCGTCTACGCCTCGCCGCGCCCGCCGCGGATCCGAGCGTCGAGCGGATCTTGGCGCTGTTGGAAGAACGCCGTCGGCTGGCTCCGCCGGTCGAGGAGCAGTGGCTCAGTCGCATCTCCGTGCGGACGGGCGACCGCGTCCGATTCGTCAAGACCGACGACTTGGATTGGATCGAGGCTTCGGGAAACTACGTCGTGCTCCACGCCGGCTCCGAACGCCACACCATCCGTGAGACGCTCGGGGCTCTCGAGGCGCGGTTGGACCCGAAGCGGTTTCAACGTCTGAGCCGATCCGCCGTCGTGCACCTCGATCGCATCCGCGAGGTGCAACCGCTCTTCCACGGCGAGCACGTCGCGATCCTCAAGGACGGCACGCGCATCAACATGACCCGTGGCCTGCGCGAGTTGCAGGAGCGGATGAAGTTTTTGTGACGGCCGTTCGTCGCCGCTGCCGCATCGGATCGGCGGTGGCGCGTTCGGGCATTGGCGGGCAGGGTGGTGTCGTGCGAACGTCGCCGCGATGTGCGATCGAGAGGACATCCGTGCTCGAGGCGGCCCGCTGTTGCCGGCGGTGGATTTGGAGGAGTTCTACGGCGTGGATCGTCGACCGGCGGCGGGCGCGACACCGCTCGCGGAGTTGGTCGAGTCGCTCCTCGAGGTGTTTCGAGCCGGCGGGGTGCGCGCGACCTTCTTCACCGTCGGCGAAGTCGCGCGAACGCATCCGAGCGTGGTCGTGCGGGTCGCCGAGCACGGGCACGAGATCGCGTGTCACGGCGACCGCCACCTGCCGATGGATCGATTCGACGAGTCGGCGTTCGCCGACGACTTGCGGGCGAACCGCGCGGCAATCGAGGCGCTGGGGTTGCCGGCGCCGACGGGATTTCGGGCGCCGTTGATGTCGTTGGACGCGACGTGCGCATGGGCGCATCGGATTCTTCGGGAAGAGGGATTCGCGTATTCGAGCTCCGTCCTCCCGGCCCGGACACCGCAGTACGGTTGGCCGGAGTTCGGATCGGCTCCGCGAGAGTGTGCGGGCGTGTTGGAGCTGCCGGCCAGCGTCGTACGCGTAGGGCCTGTCCTCGTGCCGTGTTTCGCCGCGACCTACTACCGGCTCTTGCCGGAATTCGTGGCGAGGCGTCTCGTGCGGATCGCGGCACGGCGCGGGGCTGTGGTGGGTTACGTTCACCCGTGGGATGTGGACGCGCGGCAACCGCGGGTGCGTCACGCGGAGCTGGCGGATCGGCCGTTGCTCAACCGTCTCCTCTTCGTGCGCCGCGGATCGATGCGCGCGCGTATCCAGAGTTTGCTTACGGACGGGTGGCCTACGGCGACCTACCGTGAATTCGCCCGCACGTTCACGGGCCACCCGTCTGGAAGATGCCGATGAAGGGCTTGGGAACGATCGCGGCGGTGTAGGTGTTGCGGGCGACGAGGATCTTCTTCGCCCACGCGTCGACGTCTTCGAGCGTCACCGTGTCGATGAGTCCGGAGCGCAACTGGATGGACTCTTCGATCGACTCCGGTCGTTCCTGCGCTCGCTGGAGGAGGTGAAGCATGAAGCCGTTTTCCTGAAACGCGCTCCGCACTTGTCCGCCGAGGATGCCGCGCGAACCGATGAACGCGCTCTCGTCCACGCCTTCGGCGGCGATCTTCACGGCGATCTCTTCGACGATGCGGGCGATCTGTTCGGCTTCGGCGGGGCCGCAGTCGATCATCGTCTGGAGCATCGAAAACGACGGGAAGCCGTTGTAGGGCGTGAACGTCACCGAAGGGCTGTAGGCGAGTCCGCGGTTGTCGCGCACCTCTTCCCGGATGCGCAGTTCGAGGACCTTGGAAAGGACGTTGAGTGCGGCCTTGTCCTTCACCGTGAGGGCATGCTCGACGGGCCACGTGCCGGTGACGAGACCGAGGTGCTTTTCACCGACGAATTCGATGCGCTTGAATCCGGAGCGGGCGCGGACGCGCGGGGGCGGCGGCGGGAAGTCGGTACGTTTCACCTCGGCACGCGGGGCGAGCGAGCCGAGCGTGCGGGAGACGAGCGAGACGGCATCGGCTTCGCTGATGTCGCCCACGATCGTGACTTCGACGTAGCCGCGAGAGAGCGGATCGGAGAGCCAGTTGCGCACGTCGGAGACGCTCATGCCGACGTAGTTGGAGAACGTCGCCCACGTGAAGCGCGGGTCGCCTTGGAAGAGATGGTTGGTCAGTTCGCGCATGCCTTCGCCCATGCCCATGGCGGACTGGCTGCGGTTGATCGTGGCCTTCATCTTTTCCGAGCGCAGGGCGAAGGTTTCGAAGATCGGCTTGAAGAGGAAGTCGGTGACGATCCCGAGAAACGCGGCGGTGTTTTCGGTGCCTGCGGTGCCGCGGAAGGTGAACGCGTCGTAGTCGTTGACGTCGAAGGAAAATCCCAAGAGGCGATCTTCGATGATCTCGCCGAGAGCTTCACTGGTGAAGTGCGTGGTGCCGCTGGCGAGCAGGGTCTGAAGTCCGAACTCCTTGAGAGCGGGTTGATCGCCGGGCATTTCGAGCAGGCCGGTGCCGACGCGCGCGGTGGCGTAGACGATGCCGGGCTCGCTGCGTGAAAAGCGATGGTTGAGGCGCACGTTGTTGCCGAAGCGCATCAATGTCGCGCCGAGTTCGGGGATCTCGAGGCGTTCGACGACTTCGGTGGGCTTGCCCCAGCGTTTGAGCTCGAAGGTGGACTCGCGCCGGGTGTTGGGGCGAAGCCAGCGCAGGCCGCCTTTGCGATACTTCTGAACGGCTTCGAGGATCTTGCGCGGGCCGCCTTCGATGTCGACGTCGCCGGCGAGGTTGAAGGCCATGCGGTCGAGGTCCCACGCGGCGCGGTAGGCCTCGAGGAGATTCTTCGGCGTGAGCGTGCGGAGGACCTCCTGGAGGCGCCGGTAGTCCTCTTCGTAGCCGACGTAGACGGAATGGTTGATGATCGACTCGGCCAGATTCTCGGTGAGCGTGCCGGGATCGAGCGTCGGTGCCTGCTCCGCCATGTGCTGGAGGAGCGACGTGAGGCGGCGGCGCAGTTGGTCGATCTCGCGTTGTTCGAAACCGCGTTCGTAGGTGGAGCGCACGACTTGATCGAGGGCGAGGATACCGTGTTGCCAGTTTTCGCCGGCGACCATGACCATCGCTTGCGCGGTGTCGTGCCCGAGCAACGTGTCGAACGAGGCGTCGCCCCCGCCGGCGTCGGGGATGGTGCTGTTGATGCGGCCGGCGAGCAGGCTCAACGCGAAGCTGCGGCGCATCCGGTCGAGGGCAGTGTCGACCGTTTCGGGGGTGCGGACGGGCGGTACCACGGAGGCGACGCTGGCCGCGACGGAGCCGATGTCGGTGATCTTGAAGAGACCGGCGCGCAGCGCCTTGGTCGGATCGAGGCGACCTTCTTCGCGTGGCGCGATGGGCGTGGTCGGCCGGGCGATTGGTCCGAGCAGTTCGCGCACGTGTGCAGCCATGGCCTCGACCTCGAAGTCGCCGGAGGCGACGAGCACCATCAGGTCGGGCCGGTAGCCGCGTTCGTAAAAGCGCAGGAAGTGTTCGCGCTGCACGGAGCGGATGCTGCGCTCGGTGCCGATCGGGATGCGGTTGGGAAAATGCAGACCCTGATACACGACCGGAAACGACGCCATGCCTTGCTGCGAGCCGATGCCGTCGCGCGTGCGCATTTCGGCGAGGATGACGCCGCGCTCCTTTTCGATGATGTGCGGCTCGAAGAGCACGCCGTCGGCGAAGTTGCGAAACAACCGCAGACCTTCGCGCAGGAGCGCCGGATCGTTGTCGCGGTACTCCAGCATGTAGGAGGTGTGATCGAACGTGGTGACGGCGTTGACGTCGCTTCCGTACTCCATGCCGAGTTTGTGGAAGAAGCCGTTCATCGCGTAGTAGGGAAACTCGCGCGTGCCGCGGAAGCACATGTGCTCGGTGAAGTGGGCGATGCCGAGTTCGTCCTCGCGCTCGTCCATCGAGCCGGTGAGCACGACCAAACGCATGGAGACACGACCGGGCACGCCCGCGTGCGGGAGGAGTGCGTAGCGCAGACCGTTGTCGAGGCGCCCCCAGGTGACGCGCGAGTCGGGCTGGAGCGTGGTCGTTTCGTGCGCCCAAACGCCCGAGCGCGGCCCGGTCGCGGCCGACTGAGCCGCAACGTCTCGGACGGCCGCGGGGCTCGCGAGCACGAGCAGAGCCAGCATCGAGACGGCAGTCGAGGGGAGTGAAGCGGAGAGACGTCGCAACGAAAGCATGAGAGAGATCGGATCGTCGTGGGAAACTCGGAGGTGCGGTCCGTGGCACCGAGGAGCGGGCGAATCCGGAGAGACGGATGCGGAACTCGCGGGCGCGGAGACCAAGCAAGCAGGACGTTGCCCGGGGTGCGGCGGTACTCAACCGAATCCCTCGATTTGCCGGTGCGCCCAAAGGACCCGCGCCGACCGAACATCGGAGGTGTCGGAGTGGACTCGCTCGGTTTTGTCCGTGGCATGGAAGACCTCTCCGCGCCGGCCCGTTTGACCGCGCGAGACGCGGTCGTGAACCTCGAAACAACCCCTCCACCGGAAGCTCGTGACCATGACTCTTCCCCGTCTCTTCACGCACCTGCGCGGTGCTTGCTTGTTGCTCGCGTCCACTCTCGTAGCCGCTTCGGCGGCAAAGGCCGGCTCGACCGTAGCCGTTCCTCGACCGACCCACCCCGGGGCGGGGCAGGTGCTCTATTTCGTCCTCACCGATCGGTTCGCCAACGGCTCCACCGCCAACGACCGCGGGGGATTGCCCGGTGGGCGCGACGAGCACGGTTTCGATCCGGCTTCGATCGGACATTTCCACGGCGGCGACTTCGTCGGGATGACCGAGCGACTCGACTACTTGCAGGGGCTCGGCGTCTCGGCCGTGTGGGTCACGCCGCCTTTCAAGAACAAGCCCGTGCAGGCGGACTCCGCCGGTTATCACGGCTATTGGGTGCTCGATTTCCTGCGCATCGATCCGCACCTGGGCACCAACGAGGAGTTCGCGGCATTCGTCCGCGCGGCGAGAGAGCGCGGCATGCGAGTGTTCATGGACATCATCGTCAACCACACGGCGGACGTCATCGTGCCGGCTGGCGGCGTGCTCGACTACGTCGACCTCGCCGCCGCGCCCTATCGCGATGCGGCGGGCCGCGTCTTCGACCTGCGCGACCTCGCGTGGAACGGGATCGGAGAGCCGGTGTTCCCCGAACTGTCCGCCGAGCGCAGTTTTCCCTACGTGCCTCACGTGCCGCCGATCGAAATCGGTACCAAGAACCCCGCCTGGCTCGAGGACGTCACGCTCTACCACAACCGCGGCAACACCACCTTCTCCGGAGAGAACTCTCTCTACGGCGACTTCGCGGGCTTGGACGACCTGCTCACGGCGCACCCGCGCGTCGTGCAGGGATTCATCGATGTATTCACTTTTTGGATAGAATCGCTCGGCGTGGACGGCTTCCGCATCGACACCGTCAAGCACGTGAACGCCGAGTTCTGGCAGGCCTTCTCGCCCGCGATCGCGGAAGCGGCTCGGCGCATCGGGCGGCCGGACTTCCTGCAATTCGCCGAGGTGTATTCCGACGCGGGCGACCCGGAGTTTCTCGCCGAGTTTTCCACCCATCTGCCCATCGACACTGCGCTCGACTTCGGCTTCTTCGTCGGTGCCCGCGACTTCGTCTCGCGCGGCACGGGGGCGGCGAAGCTGGCGGATCTCTTCGCGCGGGACGACTACTACACCGATCACGACGGCAACGTGCACGCCACCACCACGTTTCTCGGCAACCACGACGCCGGACGCTTCGCGTGGTTCCTGCGGCGCGACAACCCGAAGGCTTCGCTCGGCGAACTGGCCGAGCTGTCGAAACTCGGGCACGGCCTGCTCTTCCTCGCCCGCGGACAACCGGTGATCTACTACGGAGACGAGCAGGGCATGATCGGCACGGGCAACGACAAGCTCGCGCGCGAGAGCATGTTTCCGGCGAGCGCACCGGAGTTTCGGGACCTGCCGTTGCTCGCCACCGAGCGCACGGGCCGAGACGACAAGTTCGACCCACGGCATCCCTTCTACCGTCTCTTCGGCGAACTGGCACGCCTCCGTCTCTCGCACGCCGCGCTCGCGCGTGGTGCGATGCTGCCTCGTGCCACGAGCGACGATCGCGTCTTCGCCTTCTCGCGGATCGAGCGCGAGGAACTCGTCGAGTACGTGGTCGCGCTCAACAGCGCGCGTCGTGCTCGTGTGAATACACGCGTGCCGACCAATCAGCCTGCGGGTGCACGCATGGAGATGATCTTCGATTCGCGACGCGCGGATCGACCGACCTCGGCCCAACACGCGAGCGTCGGCGCCGACGGCGCGCTCGAGGTGTCGCTCGCACCGTTGCAGTTCGCCGTATGGCGCTCGGAGCGTCGACTCGCTGCGAAGGGCGGTGATCTCTCGATCGCGTTCGCCGCGCCCTCGCCGCGCGAGGTGCTCACCGGAACGACACGCGAGATCGACGGCTGGACCTACGGAGGTCACGCCGAGATCCGCGCCGACGTATCCGGCGGCGACGGGATGGCCGAGGTGACCTTCGCGATGGTCCGCGGCTCGCAGCCCGATCGGGTCGAGTTGCTCGGCGTGGACGACACGCCGCCCTACCGCGTCTTTTGGCGACCGCCGTCCGATCTGGCGCGTGGCGAGACCGTGTCCTTCCTCGCCACCGTAGACGATCTGCGTGGACGACGGGCTTCGACCCGAGTCGACGCACTTCGCGCGGCGGACGACATGTTGCGCTCAGGCACGAAAGGCGCGGTCGTGCCGACGATCGACGTGCGACCACCCGCGCGCATCGAGCTGGAGACAGGCGCGCGACTCCGCCTATCCGTGGAGGCTCGCGGCACGGAACCGCTGCTGTATCAATGGATCCACGACGGAAGGGAGATCGTCGGGGCGACCGATGCCACGTTCTCGGTGGACGACGTGCAGGGCGGGCACTCGGGTCGCTGGTCGGTGCTCGTGCGCAATCGGCTCGGCACGGTCGTGAGCGGGGAAACGGTCGTCGAAGTCCGCGGCGGACCGACGGCGGTCGGCACGCTCGATTCCGTCGAGGCGATTCCGTCTCGGCACGTCGAAGCGCGGCGCGTGGACGTGTGGTTGCCGCCTGGATACGCCGCGGATTCGCCGATGCGGTATCCGGTCGTCTACATGCACGACGGGCAGAACCTCTTCGACGCGGCTACCAGCTACGGCGGCGTGTCGTGGGGTGTCGACGCAGCGCTCGTGCGCCTCGTGGAGGCGGGGCGGGTGCCGCCGGCCATCGTAGTGGGTGTTTGGAACACGGCTTCGCGGCGCGCGGAGTATTTCCCGCGAAAGGCGGTGAAGCAGGCGGATCTCGCGAAGTTGCCCGGCCTCGTGGCCGAGAGCGTCGAGACGATCCGGTCGGACGAGTATCTCCGGTTCCTCGTCGACGAACTGAAGCCGTATGTGGATTTCAACTACCGAACGCGTCCGGAGCGCGGCGCGACCTTCGTCATGGGTTCGAGCATGGGTGGGCTCATCTCGGCCTACGCGCTGGCGGAGCATCCGAACGTGTTCGGTGGGGCGGCCTGCGTCTCGACGCACTGGCCGGCGGCGGACGGTGCCGTGGTCGAGTTGTTACGCAAGACCTTGCCGAAACCCGGCGTGCACCGGATCTATTTCGACTTCGGAACGGAGACGCTCGACGCGTCGTACGAGCCCTTTCAGCGACGGATGGATCGCGCGATGCGCGCGCTCGGTTGGCGCGAAGGATCCGACTGGATCACGCGCAAGTTCGAAGGAGCGGAACACTCCGAGCGCTCCTGGGCGGAAAGGGTGGAAGTGCCGCTGGAGTTTCTCCTCGGGCCGCTGGCGTCCGCCCCGGGAAACGCCGCACGTTGATCAGACGCGGCCGAAGTGCGCCTTCACCTCGGGTTTGATCCAATAGATCAACAGCGGCACGCACGCAGGCAGAAAACACGCGCTCGTCATGCCGATGCAGATGATCACCAGATCGTAGACCCAGACCCACGGCCGCGGGCGCAGCAGACAGGGCAACAGGGAGGCGACGAAGAAGACGAGGCCGAGCAGCAGCATGAGTACGCCGTAGGCGATCGAAGCAGCCGCAGGCATGTCCAGTTCGGCGGGTTCGAGGGTGAGTATGAACACTCCGACGGCCGCCACTACGGCGTAAAGTGCGCAGAGGACGGCACAGTAGACCTTGAACCAGAAGAAGACCTTGGGGGGTGGAGCAGGCGGGGCGAGAACCGTATCGTGCGTCATGGCGTGAGGGTTGCGCGAAGCTAGGCGAAATGCGGCTGCGGAGGAAGCCGCGAGTCGCCCCGAGCGGTCAAGCGAGAGCCGGCAGCTTCTCGGCCAGGAGTCTTTCGAGCGCGGCCCAATCGACCGGCTTGCCGAGGTAGGCGTCCATACCGGCAGCGAGACAGCGGTCGATGTCGCTCTGCATCGCGTGTGCAGTGAGCGCGACGATGAAGATGCGGCCGCGACCGAGCGCGGACTCCAGCGCACGGATCTCGCGTGTGGCCTCGAGTCCGTCGAGTTCGGGCATCTGCACGTCCATCAGGACGAGGTCGAACTTCCCTTCGCGCCATGCATCCACGGCGGCGCGACCGTTCGCGGCGATCGTGGCCGTGTGGCCCGCGCGGGTGAGTTTCACCTGCGCGATGCGTTGGTTCACGGGGTTGTCCTCGGCCAAAAGGACGCAGAGAGAGCGACGCGTACCCTCCGGGGAAGCCTCGGCGGGGATCGGGATCTCGGCTGCGACGGGTGGGTTCGCCACGGGCAAACGAGCGGTGAAGTGAAAACGACTGCCGCGGCCTTCTTCGCTTTCGGCCCAGATGCGTCCTTGCATCAAGGCGACGAGGTCGCGCGAGATGGTGAGGCCGAGACCCGTGCCTCCGAAACGTCGCGTGGTCGAAGTGTCGGCTTGCGTGAAAGGATCGAAGATGGCTCCGAGCTTGGCCGCGGGAATTCCGATGCCCGTGTCCTCGACGGTGAAGTGCAGCGTGTCACCCGTCTCGTCTTCGGCGGCGTGCCGGATGTGCACGGCGACTCGACCCGTGGTGGTGAACTTCACGGCGTTTCCGGCGAGGTTGGTGAGGATCTGTCGGAGGCGACCCGGATCGCCGTGGCGTTGCCGGGCCACTTCGGGTGCGCACGTAGCCGCGATCTCGAGACCCTTCTGGTGTGCGGCGACTCCGACGACCGAGACGACGCCTTCGACGGTGATCGGAAGGTCGAAGTCGACTGGATCGAGGGCGAGCTTGCCGGACTCGATCTTGGAGAAGTCGAGCACGTCGTTGATGACCGTCAGCAAAGACCGGCCCGATTCGTGCGCGGCGCGAAGGTAGGAGCGTTGTTCTTCTCCCGAAGCGAGCGAGAGCGCGAGTTCCGTCATGCCCAGCACGCCGTTCATGGGTGTGCGGATCTCGTGGCTCATGTTGGCGACGAACTCGCTCTTGGCCTTGCTCGCGGATTCGGCGGCGTCCTTGGCTTCGCGCAGATCGCGCGTGCGCTCCTCGACGAGGGCGAGCAGCACCCGTTCGCGGTGACGCAACGCGCGTATCCGTATGGCGTATACGCTCCCGGCCAACCCGCTTCCGCAGAAGAGACAGGCGAGCCAGAACCACGCGGTCTGGTGGAAGTGGGGACGCAAGGTGAACTCCGCCACGGCGGGTTCGAGACTCCAGACGCCGTCGTTGTTCGTCCCGACGACTTCGAAACGGTAGGTTCCCGGGCGCACGGCGGCGTAGCGGGCCGCACGTGCGCCACCCGAATCGATCCAGCCGGCGTCGACGCCGGAGAGGCGGTAACGGTAGGTGTTGCGCGCCGGGTCGGCGAGGCTGCTGGAGGTGAACTCGAAATCGACGGCGCCGGTGCCGGCCGGGATGACGATGTGTCCGGAAGCCGGATACGTGGTGCGATCGGCTCTCACGGCGAGGAGATGGATCTCCGGTGGCGTCGAGTTGACGTGCATCCGTTCGGGATGGATGCGGACGGCTCCGGCGTTGGTCGCGAACCACAACTCGCCGTCCGCCATACGCAGGCCGGGCGAGTTGCCTCCGATGGAAGGGCCGCTCGCCGGCATCCCGTCCGATTCGCGGAAGAGGTCGAACTCGACCTCTTCGATTCGGCCCGCGTCGACGGCGTCGAAGTCCGCGAGACGAGCGCGGAAGAGTCCACGGCGCGTGTGCAGCCAGAGGTCGTTCTCGTCCACCAACATGGTGTAGACGGAGTCTTCCGGGTCCGATGCGACTGCGTAGTGACGTAGTCCGCCGTCGCGGATGCGTTGAAGCCCCCCGCCCCGACGCGCGATCCACATGCTGCCCGCGTCGTCTTCCCTCAGGGCGTAGGGCGAACCGCCGCGGAGGCCGTCGTCGACCGTCCACAGTTTCCATTCCTTCCCGTCCCAACGACCGGTGCCGCCGGACGACGCGATCCAGAGCGCGCCGGCGCGATCGGTGGCCATCGCCCAGATCTTGGGGCCGAGCGACGCGACGGAGACGGCGGTGAAGTGTGTGCCGTCGAGACGCCAGAGGCCGGAGGTGGAGTCGGCGACGAACAGTGCGCCAGCGTATTCCGCGAAACCGCGTATGCGCTGGGAGTCGAGGCCCTGCTCGATGCCGAAATGTTCGATGCCGTCGGGCCGGATGCGACTCGCGCCGGGCTTGGAGTAGCCGACCCAGACCGCGCCTTCACTGTCTTCGAAAAGTGAATACACGGAGGACTCGAGCAAACCGTCCGCGGTGCCGAGGGTCCGAATCGTGCCGTCCGAAGCGAGACACGTGATGCCGCCGCCGAACGTGCCGAGCCACGTGCTGCCGTCGCGACGGCGGATCATGGTCAGGACGATGTTGTGCGAGAGTCCGTCCTTGCGCGAGAATCGCGCGACCTTCAGGTCGCGAGCTTGGATCAGACCGGCGTGGGTGGCGGCCCAGAGGCTGCCTTCGCGATCCTCGTAGATGCAGGAGACGAGCCCGAGCGAATCGCCGGCCGGCGTGCGCAGCTCCTCGAAGCGATCGTCTCGGAGGCGTTGAAGGCCGTCGATCGTGCCGACCCAGACGTTGCCGTCGCTGTCTTGGCCGACGGAGCGGACGACGTCGGAGAGGAGGCCGTCGGCCGTGGTGAACACGCGGTGCGTGTCGCCGACGAAGCGAACCAGGCCGGAACTGGTGGCGACGAAGCGTGTGCCGTCGGGCAAGGTGGTGATCGCGCGCGTGCCGGCCGGGACCCCGTCGACAGGCGGGAGCTGGAGGACTCGGCCGTCGACTATGCGTAGGAGAGTTTCCGCCCCGATCCACAGCGAACCGTCCGGATCGCGGTGGATTCCGAAGAGGTTGCGAACGCGCAGAAGGTCGTGCGGGAGCAGTTGGCGGTATTCGTGCTTGGACGCCACGAAGACGCCCTCGTTGGTGGCGACGACCGTCTCGCCGTCGGTGGTGGACGGCGCGAAGCCGCGAATGTCGGCGATATCGAGGACACCGGTGAACGGGCGCTCGAAACGCCCTTCGTGCCATCGCACGACTCCGCGATTGGTGCCGATCCACAGCGTGCCGGCATCGTCTTCGTGGAGCGTGAGGACGGTATCGTCGGTGATTTCGGGCGTGTTGTTGCGCGTGAAGGCGAGCACGACCGTGCCGTCCATTCTCGCCAGCCCGCTGTCGGTGCCGACCCAGAGGCGACCGTCGCGGGTTTGGAGAACGGCACGGACCGAGTTGCCTGGGAGGCCGTGCGCGGAGTTCCACTGGACCAAGCCGTATTCGTCGGTCCTTCTCTCGGGATCGAGCGCGTGCGAAGACGCACCCCACGCGAGCGCAACGAGCGCGCATGCGGCCCGAAACAGGCGGCATCGGAAGGGTTGGTGGAGCACGTGTCGTTCATCGGCCCTTACGGCGAGGGATTGAAGGGGATGTACCGTGGAAAGGGTGCTGAAAATGCGGTTGAATCCCGAGGCGGGCGGACGGACGGTCGCGGCGATGGAACTGCATCTCTTGCAGCGCGACGTCTGTGCGTGGCCGGTGCTCGTGCGCGACCGCGAGCGCGGGATCGGAATCGTGCACTTCGATCGCCCGAGTCACGGGCTCGAGGAAGGCGACCTCCAGGCGATGTGGAGCGACGACGACGGTGCGACTTGGCGATGTGCCGGGGTGCCGGCACCGCACGAACCGGGCGCCAATCGGATGCACGTAGCCTCGGGTTTCGACCACGCGGGAAACTGGATCGTGCTCTCGACGGGGCTGCGGATCTTGGAGGGCCGGCATGTCGGCACCGAGCGCGTGTGGTGCTCGACGCTCCCGCGCGGCGGCGGGCCGAGCGAATGGCGGATCGAGCGCGGAGTACGTATCGAAGAGGCGGATACGCACCTCATCCCGCACGGGCGCGTGCTGGCGCTGCCGGACGGCCGGCTGGCGGCGACGTTTTACCAGTCGCATGGACGCGGTCGACCGAGTCGATCGTGGATCGCCTTCAGTGGCGACGGCGGAGCGTCGTGGCGCGCAGGCGGGTTGCTGGCGGGCGAGGATGCCAACGAGGCCGTCCTTCACCGGGCCGACGACGGTCGCCCCCTCGCCGTGGTTCGCACGCACGTCGATCATCACCTGCGTCTCGTCGCTTCGGGGGACGCGGGCGAAACATGGCGCGACCGCGGCGCGCTCACCTTGCCGATGCAACATCCGGGCGACCTGACCGATCTCGGGGCAGCCGGCTTGCTTCTCACCTACGGGATCCGCAATCGCGGTCTCATGGGGCTCGGCGCGCGGCTGAGTCGCGACGGCGGCTCGACGTGGAGCGCGCCGGTCGTGCTCGTGCAGTTCGGCGAGGCGACCGACTGCGGCTACCCGTCGACCGTGGTGTGCGGTGACGGCGGCCTGCTCACGGTGGCCTATTCGGATCTTTCGTCGTTGTTTCGTGGATACCACCTG from Opitutales bacterium ASA1 encodes the following:
- a CDS encoding insulinase family protein, whose protein sequence is MLSLRRLSASLPSTAVSMLALLVLASPAAVRDVAAQSAATGPRSGVWAHETTTLQPDSRVTWGRLDNGLRYALLPHAGVPGRVSMRLVVLTGSMDEREDELGIAHFTEHMCFRGTREFPYYAMNGFFHKLGMEYGSDVNAVTTFDHTSYMLEYRDNDPALLREGLRLFRNFADGVLFEPHIIEKERGVILAEMRTRDGIGSQQGMASFPVVYQGLHFPNRIPIGTERSIRSVQREHFLRFYERGYRPDLMVLVASGDFEVEAMAAHVRELLGPIARPTTPIAPREEGRLDPTKALRAGLFKITDIGSVAASVASVVPPVRTPETVDTALDRMRRSFALSLLAGRINSTIPDAGGGDASFDTLLGHDTAQAMVMVAGENWQHGILALDQVVRSTYERGFEQREIDQLRRRLTSLLQHMAEQAPTLDPGTLTENLAESIINHSVYVGYEEDYRRLQEVLRTLTPKNLLEAYRAAWDLDRMAFNLAGDVDIEGGPRKILEAVQKYRKGGLRWLRPNTRRESTFELKRWGKPTEVVERLEIPELGATLMRFGNNVRLNHRFSRSEPGIVYATARVGTGLLEMPGDQPALKEFGLQTLLASGTTHFTSEALGEIIEDRLLGFSFDVNDYDAFTFRGTAGTENTAAFLGIVTDFLFKPIFETFALRSEKMKATINRSQSAMGMGEGMRELTNHLFQGDPRFTWATFSNYVGMSVSDVRNWLSDPLSRGYVEVTIVGDISEADAVSLVSRTLGSLAPRAEVKRTDFPPPPPRVRARSGFKRIEFVGEKHLGLVTGTWPVEHALTVKDKAALNVLSKVLELRIREEVRDNRGLAYSPSVTFTPYNGFPSFSMLQTMIDCGPAEAEQIARIVEEIAVKIAAEGVDESAFIGSRGILGGQVRSAFQENGFMLHLLQRAQERPESIEESIQLRSGLIDTVTLEDVDAWAKKILVARNTYTAAIVPKPFIGIFQTGGP
- a CDS encoding DUF3473 domain-containing protein, yielding MCDREDIRARGGPLLPAVDLEEFYGVDRRPAAGATPLAELVESLLEVFRAGGVRATFFTVGEVARTHPSVVVRVAEHGHEIACHGDRHLPMDRFDESAFADDLRANRAAIEALGLPAPTGFRAPLMSLDATCAWAHRILREEGFAYSSSVLPARTPQYGWPEFGSAPRECAGVLELPASVVRVGPVLVPCFAATYYRLLPEFVARRLVRIAARRGAVVGYVHPWDVDARQPRVRHAELADRPLLNRLLFVRRGSMRARIQSLLTDGWPTATYREFARTFTGHPSGRCR
- a CDS encoding LytTR family DNA-binding domain-containing protein, yielding MMKAVIVDDESLARERLRTLLARESDVEIVAEAADGRAAVEAVLEHRPDVVFLDIQMPELDGFGVLRELGPELPAVVFVTAFDEHAVKAFEVHALDYLLKPFKPARLAQAVQRVRLRLAAPAADPSVERILALLEERRRLAPPVEEQWLSRISVRTGDRVRFVKTDDLDWIEASGNYVVLHAGSERHTIRETLGALEARLDPKRFQRLSRSAVVHLDRIREVQPLFHGEHVAILKDGTRINMTRGLRELQERMKFL